The Fulvia fulva chromosome 1, complete sequence region AGCATTGCATTTGAGCTTGTGTCAGTCGGAGCACTGTGCTGTAGACGTGATGGGCTTGATCTTGTGTTGAAGTGTTTATCGTGCATGAAGCTGAAGTGGCTACATGGAGTGAAGGCAGGTGCAGCTGTAGTAGCGTTTCAAGAAGCCGCTAGCGGCGTCGCTTCGGAATATCTTGTGTAACAACGGCGGAAGGAATTGATAACTCTACGAATGTACATCTTGTGGGACGCATCTGGTCTCCATGGCTGGAGCTGTCAGCCTGCGGGTACTGCTTGGGCCCGCGAGGGCATCCTTGACCATCACCATGCAATCGCGCCAAAGTCCTGATGTACTGCCTGAAGCTGGAAGTCTACAGCAGGTTGTCTCGACTCGGATTGATCAGTCGGCCGTGCCGTATTCATTTGAGCCCATCTCGTACAGTCTCGAGATAGCTCTACCGATAGCAAACCCAACATCTGTTTCACCAGCACCGCCCGTGGCGAGAGAAGCCTCCACAAGACCTGTGGCTGACCATTCCGTTTCGCCGATGAAGGTGGACATCATCGAGCTACTCGCGCCACCTTCGCCCTTCACCCGCATTCCTTGAATTGACTTCTTGAGGTATTGGGGCACTATATTCGTGAAGACCTCGCCAAGCGGTACCTCGGACTGACAGAACACGCGAGTCTTCATTTCATATGCCAGATCGATCATCGTGATGAAGCGGCGCACAAAGTCTTTCTCATCCTCACGGTACCGGCGAAGACCAGATATGAAGATCGTGTCTGTTGATGAGCAGAGAGCATGGTAATCAGCAGAACCCAACGAGTCCTCGCAAAGTTCTGCAAAAGTGCCGCTGATCATGGCGAAGCGTTTGCTCTTCTCTGCCGAAGTGGTCCTCTCGTCTTCGATGGCTGCTTGCACTTCCAGCATGCGACTTCCATAGACCTGGAGAGGAACACGTTTCAGCTTCGATGTTCCCAAAGCCTGCTGGAACGACCCCTGGAAGGCTTCAGCATCGGTGAAGAACGTCTGTAATCTTGCTTGATCGCTGTCTGCATCTTGGAGACTCCTCATTCGGTAGTCGTCTTTGCCACCGATCTCCCAGACCTCACATCGCCTTTGCACCTCTTTGATGAAAGGTGTGAACAAATCGCGATTCAAGCCATTTTCGTAGAGATTATTGGGATGCCGATTACTGGTGCTGACCATCACGCCTCCAGACTGCCAGATGGAGGAGAACAGCCTGGAGAGGATCATTGCGTCTGCAATGTCCGTGACCTGGAACTCATCGAAGCATAACACACGAGACTCGGCATGGATATTACGTCCTATCTCAATCAGAGGGTCTCCGCGATAGGCCGGCGAAGATCGTGCTTGGTGCAAGCGATGGTGGATATCGTTCATGAATTCATGGAAATGGATGCGCCGCTTTGTGACTTCAGCAGGCAGGGTCGATGCGAACAAGTCCGCGACTCTGGACTTGCCAGTCCCGACAGAGCCATAGATGTAAAGACCTTGAGGTGTCCCTGCGGGCTGGCCTGGTATGTACGTGGCATTGTTTGTGCTTAGGAGATCATTCTGGAGTTTTGAAAGACGTGTAACCAGTGCGGCTTGATGGGGGTCTGTGACGAGACGGCCGCGTTGTATGAGGCTCTTGTATGCAGCCTGAAGTGCTGAGCTGGTCATCTATTGTAACTCGTACTGATCATGTTGACAAGATGTGCCTGGAAAAGGGAAGTTGAGGTCATGGATGTCGAACAAGGTTGTGGCTGGTCTCGGATAGCCAGACTCGAGCACGGACCAGTCCGTCAGCTATGGTCAGAGGTCTGGTTCCGAGACCAGGTTGTGGCGTGCCGGACCGAGGCGGACCGTGGCTCGAGCTCACCGAACATCtacagtcctgggcatagtTTTTACAACCCCTGTTCTTTGACCTTTCTTCATTAGGAAGGATGTATTCACTGCTTGGCGTAGCTCACCACCTGGTGTGTCCTCCATTGTGGGCTATTACTGCCTCGCAGCGTTCTCGCATACTCTTGCATATACGTTGTATGTCCTCAGGTGTGAGCTTGGCCCATTCTTGATAGTGAGATTGAAGGTAGCAACACCTTCTGAGATGGACATGGATAGCCGGAAGGGGTTAGCGTAAATATAGGGGTTGTAAAAactatgcccaggactgtaCCATCACGACGAAGTGTTCTCGTATTCTCAATCCTCTACCTCTCCATGGCCATACACCCCCGATGCGAGGTGTTGATCGAACAACAGCATAGACTGCTCCTTCCACCTACCACCGCATCTGGGACACGTCTCAAGCGTGTCAGCACCTTCCTTGACTGGAGGCCCTGACCATGTTGCTTCGGCTGAACTCGGTTAGAGGAGCACCGAGGCACGAGACCTCCACCTTCTCCTGCTCGTTAACGGTCAGCACATGATCGATGCTAATAAGCAAAAATCAACGGTAGATGAATGCTCCGGCCGGTTACAGACTCATCTACTATAGTCAGAGCTGAGCAGTGATGATTCCATGATATACTAGCCCATCCACCTTCAATCTCTGCACTCACACGCATCTCTTGCACGACGTCTCACCTGAAGCGCATCATGAACTCATCCTCAGTACCACCCGTGGACGCCAGGAAAGGCCTGCCAACACGATCAGTGAAGAAAGAAGTCTTTGGCAACCCAGCTCCATGGGGTGAACCAGCTTGGAGCCACGGCATTGCCTCACCCTACTACAACGAATCACACAAGAAATCTCGCAACGTCCTGCGCGAATATGTAGACAAAAACATCCTACCCTACGCCCTAGATTGGGAGGAGAAAGGCGAAGCACCAGAAGCAGCACGACTCCAGTGGGCGCGATCTGGATTCGCCTTCTCTGATGTGCCGCTCGAGTATCGGCCAAAGGACATCCCGTTCCCGGCTGACGTTCACGTCAAAGACCTTGATGCGTTCCACCTGCTTGTGCAGACTGACGAGACATCCCGCGTCGAAGGTGGCGTTACGTCAAGTCTAGGCGGAGGCTCAGTCATTGGCATCCCGCCAGTGATTCACCACGGAACGGATGAGCAGAAGCGAAAGTGGTTGCCAGGACTCTTTACTTGGGAGACGAGCTTCTGTTTGGGTATTACGGAGCCCAATGCTGGCTCTGATGTGGCCAATATAATCACTACAGCTCGCAAGACAGATGATGGAAAGTTCTACATCGTAGACGGCACCAAGAAATGGATCACCGGAGCTCCATGGGCATCACATATGACCACAGCCGTGAGAACAGGAGGCCCTGGCATGAAGGGCATATCCGTCCTCGTCATACCACTCGACTCCCCAGGCATCACAAGGCGCCGCATCCCGAACAGCGGCCAGAAAGCAGGCGGAGCATCGCTCATCGAACTCGACGAAGTGAAAGTCCCCGCTGAGAATCTCCTCGGCAAGGAGAACGAAGGCATGAAAATCATCATGGTCAACTTCAACCGCGAACGCTACATCATGTCCGTAGGCTGCAACCGCAAAGCACGAACATGTCTATCAGTCGCATTCGACTACGCGAACAAGCGGGAGACGTTCGGCAAGAAGCTGATCGAGAACCAGATCATCTCGGCCAAGTTTTCGACCATTGCTCGCTATGTTGAAAGCCACTGGGCGTTCCTTGAGCAGATTGCATATGCTGTGCAGCAGAGCCCGCTCGCTTGGCAGGACCCTGATGTGGCTGGACGGATAGCTTTGGCGAAGGTGCAGGGTGGGCGGATTGAGGAGATGGCGTGTCGTGAAGCGCAGCAGGTGCTGGGTGGTGCCGGGTATCAACGAGGTGGTCCGGGTGCGGTGGTTGAGCAGATTAGTAGAGATCTGAGGATGATGGTTGTGGGTGGTGGATCGGAGGAGATTATTTCTGATTTGGCAGTGAGGCAGGAGACTGTCCTTGCAAAGAGGCGAGGATGGAAGCTGTAGGTCAAGAGCATCAGCGATGGATTGAGTATGCAGGTCTGAAGCATCATCCTCGATCGTATCGATGGTCGTCAACCTCAGCATTGAGCCGATGCCATGTTCATGTACATATCATTTAGAGGCTTGAATCCATGTGCGGACATCCTCGGACGCAGAATGGGACCAGACATGCACGACATGTGCTCGTACATGAAAGGTCTAGGCCGGCACATCAATGCCATACGTTTTCGGAAAGCCCACTCGTGGTATTCGTTCATGCCATGCTGAAGTCCAGCAGAACCCTGCTGAACGTGGACCTTGTCAGCTCATGCTCATCAATTGAGCTCGAAATGTTGAGACGACAACACAGGTAGTCTGATCATCGAGATTGTTTGTGTCAGTAGCCCAGCGTGCCAGCTCAAATGCAACATCGTATTCACTTTCGAACGACAGCTGGCCAAGACAAACAATCACTGAGAGAGCCTCCACAACTGGGGTGCTCTCGAACAATGTGCCTTGCACGCTTGCATTCGATCGTGAAACATGTGCGCGTCTGCGGTTCCAGCAGTACATCCCCTTCCACTGATTCGATCCCTCCATTGCGGGAGACGTGTTTCAGGATCGCTAGGGTGAGCATCTGCCGACCGCGATGTGCTTGTATCACACGGCGACACGCCGCAGACCATGTGCAGTGACGCACGCGAAAGTAGCTTAGCACGCTTAGCAATGTTGCACTCTTGGGGAAGCACAAACTCCGGAGCTGTACGACCGAGAGTGCGGTATTGATGTCGAGGTGGCTATCAGATATCGATCAAGCGGTGTGCAAAGCGCGCGGCTCTCCAGCCTCTCCATTGATCAAAGCTGGTGCTGGTACGGCAGTGGCAAGAACGTGGGTGGAACACCGTGGAAGAGTGAGGCGGTCACAGCTCCGTAGCCGCTGTTGGGACCTTCTTCGTGTAGCCTCAGGCACATAGGTACGTCGGAAGCTGACGTGAGGCCAACGGAGGCAGCTCGCCACCGGAGCATGTGATGCAGAAGGAAGGTGGACGAGAAGACTCAGAAGAGGCAGCAGAGTACCAACGGCCGGGTCGAAGTGCAATGTTCTTCCGACGAATCAGCTGAGGGACAGTGCTTGTTCCTCGTGCTCTGGGCAGGAGCGATAGACGTTGGTGTGGTATGAGAAGCCGCGTAACAGTTGCGCCCGGTGTAGATGCCAGGCGACATTTTCAACAATGCATAGGGGTATCCCTTGATCGAGGGCTCAACCTGCAGGTGCCCTGGAACTCGAGATGCTACCTGCTACGTTCTCACGACTGTGCTGCCGTGCTCACATATCGCACTAGTCTAGCATCGGCCGTCATCGCACCATCGGGCTTAATAGCTGGGGGCTCCTCCCTTCCACCTATCAGATTCTTCTTGCGCTCTTCTTCCCATCACACCCAATCACAGACTGTCGCATCGTGGTTCGCAGTCTTGACGACGCGGGGCCGTCGCGCGTTCAGACGGCACAGCACGAATCACAACAAGGTGCGCAACTCCATCCGACAGTAACGTGACTGTCGACTGCTGCGCGCTCAAAGATGTCTGGGACGCGCGACGACCAGTCAACTGTCCGCCCAGCACATGGAGCACCAGAGCAGATGACGTCGCGCGAGGCATTGAGTCGCAACGACATGCTAACGCCGCCGCAGAATCGATAGCAAGGAAGCAGCTGTGAGGAAGATCAACGAGACCCTCCGGTAAGCCCGTCGTCCACAACACAACGCACGCGTGCCCACCGGGCGCAGAAACAGCAATGCGCGCCAACGCCTCGGGCAGCATCGTCTTCCGCATAGTGACTAGCATATGGCACAGCTCAGCACGCGCGACAAGGCTCGGAGCTCTCCCATAGCTTCGCAGCGGCGCTGTCAGACCGACTGCCCATGCGACCGCTGCGAGAATAGCGGGCCACCCGGCGCGAAGCGATCGGACTGCGCTGTCACATGTGGCGGTGCGAAGTGTCGAGAGAAAGCTTCGTCACAAGCGCGATGCTGATGCGCTGGCCGACCTGCTCGATTGGAGGTGATGCGCTGGCATCGCGCGGGAAGCATGCAGCTCACCTCCGATAGCCGTCGACTGTCCACCGCGTCACCAATTGCTGCCATCTGTGCCTGTACTCGAGTCTAGGAACCGTCGCTAATGTTTGGCCCAGCATTTAGTACCCGTCGCCCGCAACTCCGCTGGCCTGTGGTGTAGCCAGTCAGAGGTACGCCGACCCTTCTTGCGACCCTACTCGTCTTCAACGCAGCGGCGCGCAAACCGTCAAGGTCCTGCACCGCCTCGTGGGGCCACGAACGCGCTCTGCCAGACTGCTCGACCCGTCACGGAAGCAGCGTCGGCAGCGGATCGACCGCGAGGCTCAGTCGACGCTGTGCGTTGCCTGCTGGCCTGCAGCAGACCGCGTTCGCCGCTGCGACTGCTGGCACCCTGCTTCGCGCCTTGGGCCGCGACAACACTGGCTGACACCTCATCGCGTCTTCAGCTTAAGCGCAGCGCGTGCCTCGACATATCACTCGCGGCAGACAAGATCCCCGAACCTTGATTAGCTCGTCGCGCCGCCGACGACTCTCCTCCTCCCGTCATGGAATCGTACTCGCAGTATCAACAACCCTCCGCCTATCCGCACGCGCACAGTGGTCCAGGTCCACAGCAGAGTCCCGTTATGCAGACACAACATCAACCCAACTATGGCCAACACCAACAGCCGCCGGGCGTACCACAACAGCATATGATGCCTCAGATGGGCTACAATCCCGCTGCGTATGGTATGCAGGCGCAGTATAATGTGTCGCCCACACAAGCCGCCGCCATGGCGACCGCTGCCGCCACAGGGTACCCGGCATACTCGATGCCCGACTCGTCGATGCCTGGATCGATGCCGCAGACCTCGCCCCGTCTGCAACAGGTCAAGACGGACGGTAGCATGCAGAGACCAAGCCCGACATCACCAAGGCAACAGGGACAGATGAACGTACCAAGCAGCATGGCGCAACAGATGAGCATGCCACCAGCGCAACCGTTGCCGAACAACATGCCTCCACAGATGCAGCAAGGCCAATTGCAGCAACAACGTAGAATGTCGCATGCGATCCAAAGTCCCGCTGTACAAGGACCACCTGGTCAGCAACCAATGGCCGCACCTCGGCCACCCACCGCAACGCAAC contains the following coding sequences:
- a CDS encoding Acyl-CoA dehydrogenase AFT10-1, with translation MNSSSVPPVDARKGLPTRSVKKEVFGNPAPWGEPAWSHGIASPYYNESHKKSRNVLREYVDKNILPYALDWEEKGEAPEAARLQWARSGFAFSDVPLEYRPKDIPFPADVHVKDLDAFHLLVQTDETSRVEGGVTSSLGGGSVIGIPPVIHHGTDEQKRKWLPGLFTWETSFCLGITEPNAGSDVANIITTARKTDDGKFYIVDGTKKWITGAPWASHMTTAVRTGGPGMKGISVLVIPLDSPGITRRRIPNSGQKAGGASLIELDEVKVPAENLLGKENEGMKIIMVNFNRERYIMSVGCNRKARTCLSVAFDYANKRETFGKKLIENQIISAKFSTIARYVESHWAFLEQIAYAVQQSPLAWQDPDVAGRIALAKVQGGRIEEMACREAQQVLGGAGYQRGGPGAVVEQISRDLRMMVVGGGSEEIISDLAVRQETVLAKRRGWKL
- a CDS encoding AFG1-like ATPase: MTSSALQAAYKSLIQRGRLVTDPHQAALVTRLSKLQNDLLSTNNATYIPGQPAGTPQGLYIYGSVGTGKSRVADLFASTLPAEVTKRRIHFHEFMNDIHHRLHQARSSPAYRGDPLIEIGRNIHAESRVLCFDEFQVTDIADAMILSRLFSSIWQSGGVMVSTSNRHPNNLYENGLNRDLFTPFIKEVQRRCEVWEIGGKDDYRMRSLQDADSDQARLQTFFTDAEAFQGSFQQALGTSKLKRVPLQVYGSRMLEVQAAIEDERTTSAEKSKRFAMISGTFAELCEDSLGSADYHALCSSTDTIFISGLRRYREDEKDFVRRFITMIDLAYEMKTRVFCQSEVPLGEVFTNIVPQYLKKSIQGMRVKGEGGASSSMMSTFIGETEWSATGLVEASLATGGAGETDVGFAIGRAISRLYEMGSNEYGTAD
- a CDS encoding Transcriptional activator HAP2, producing the protein MESYSQYQQPSAYPHAHSGPGPQQSPVMQTQHQPNYGQHQQPPGVPQQHMMPQMGYNPAAYGMQAQYNVSPTQAAAMATAAATGYPAYSMPDSSMPGSMPQTSPRLQQVKTDGSMQRPSPTSPRQQGQMNVPSSMAQQMSMPPAQPLPNNMPPQMQQGQLQQQRRMSHAIQSPAVQGPPGQQPMAAPRPPTATQQTPQPSQHQASPDGPVAGANEESPLYVNAKQFHRILKRRMARQKLEEALRLTSKGRKPYLHESRHNHAMRRPRGPGGRFLTAEEVAQMEARGEGLDGAVEDAPATNGNSNGKRKAGDLRSNTPTKKVKSDDDDDAEDDDS